The following are from one region of the Thiocapsa rosea genome:
- a CDS encoding rhodanese-like domain-containing protein, whose amino-acid sequence MRRMGPGEVAQLLAAEDGEPPVLLDVREPWEFQICRIEGSLSIPMGQIPGALARLDPNREIVVICHHGIRSYQVARFLEQQGFTRMVNLDGGVAAWARDLDPAMPVY is encoded by the coding sequence ATGCGTCGAATGGGGCCTGGAGAGGTTGCGCAGTTGTTGGCGGCGGAGGACGGCGAGCCGCCGGTTTTGCTCGATGTCCGCGAGCCGTGGGAGTTTCAGATCTGTCGGATCGAGGGATCCTTATCCATCCCGATGGGGCAGATCCCAGGGGCATTGGCGCGGTTGGATCCGAATCGAGAGATCGTCGTGATCTGTCATCACGGCATTCGCAGCTATCAGGTCGCGCGGTTCCTCGAGCAGCAGGGCTTTACGCGCATGGTCAATCTCGACGGCGGCGTTGCGGCCTGGGCGCGCGATCTGGATCCCGCGATGCCGGTCTACTGA
- a CDS encoding isochorismatase family protein: protein MSTHQAQMPLCQRAFSQLLIIDAQERLAHAMPADELDLVVGNINRLVSAAKILGIPVIATQHNSKGLGPVMASIRENMPEGADATEKTAFSCCTAPGFERNISAHPDRRQLIVVGMEAHICIVQTVSGLQRWGYQVFVPADAIISRKSVFKQNVLDRMRHAGTQVVCTESVGFEWLGDSTDAQFREVWSLFKAAD from the coding sequence ATGAGTACCCATCAAGCGCAGATGCCGCTCTGTCAGAGAGCCTTTTCTCAGCTCCTGATCATCGATGCCCAAGAACGTTTGGCGCATGCAATGCCTGCCGACGAGCTTGACTTGGTCGTCGGGAACATCAATCGGCTGGTGTCGGCCGCCAAGATCCTCGGCATCCCGGTCATCGCGACCCAGCACAACTCCAAAGGGCTCGGACCGGTCATGGCGAGCATCCGCGAAAACATGCCCGAGGGCGCGGATGCGACCGAGAAGACCGCCTTTTCCTGCTGCACCGCGCCCGGGTTCGAGCGCAACATCTCTGCCCATCCGGACCGGCGTCAGTTGATCGTCGTGGGCATGGAGGCACACATCTGTATCGTTCAGACCGTCTCCGGGCTCCAGCGTTGGGGGTATCAGGTGTTCGTTCCGGCCGATGCCATCATCTCGCGCAAATCCGTATTCAAACAGAACGTACTGGATCGCATGCGCCATGCCGGGACCCAAGTCGTCTGCACCGAGTCGGTCGGATTCGAATGGCTCGGCGACTCGACCGACGCCCAGTTCCGCGAGGTTTGGTCGCTGTTCAAGGCAGCGGATTGA
- the waaA gene encoding lipid IV(A) 3-deoxy-D-manno-octulosonic acid transferase: MTRPLYTLLLRLLLPLALLRLYWRSLKSPAYRRRVRERLALGPAGPATQVWIHAVSVGEVQAAEPLIRRLLEHDPPLSVLVTTTTPTGAERLRERLGDSVAHRYTPYDLPGILDRFLDRTTPALLIVMETEIWPNTLDACATRGIPVILANARLSERSAQGYRRFTRLTRETLQDFDLIAAQAEPDARRFIALGADPDRVQVTGSIKFDLRQSASLLDQAEAMRRAWGSQRPVWVAASTHEGEDGPVLAAHQRIRTVLPEALLVLVPRHPERFDRVAETVTRQGMALTRRSRQEPCTPSTAVFLGDTMGELPIFLAAADAAFIGGSLVPTGGHNLLEASAAGVPVAIGPHHFNFAAITQLLCAEEGAVVIDDTEALARLMTSWLSDATERARIGENGRRVVEANRGALDRLMALIEARLPSTRG, translated from the coding sequence ATGACCCGACCTCTCTACACGCTCCTGCTGCGCCTCCTGCTGCCACTCGCACTCCTTCGCCTCTATTGGCGCAGCCTCAAGTCCCCTGCGTATCGGCGGCGGGTGCGCGAGCGGCTCGCGCTCGGCCCCGCAGGGCCCGCAACGCAGGTCTGGATCCATGCCGTCTCGGTCGGCGAGGTCCAGGCCGCGGAGCCCCTGATCCGGCGCCTGCTCGAGCACGACCCGCCGCTGTCCGTCCTGGTGACGACCACGACACCCACAGGCGCCGAGCGTCTGCGCGAACGCCTCGGCGACAGCGTGGCGCACCGCTACACCCCCTACGATCTTCCGGGAATCCTCGACCGCTTCCTGGACCGAACAACCCCGGCGCTGCTGATCGTCATGGAGACAGAGATCTGGCCCAACACGCTGGATGCCTGCGCAACACGCGGCATCCCGGTGATCCTGGCGAACGCCCGGCTCTCGGAGCGCTCCGCTCAGGGCTATCGACGGTTCACACGCCTCACGCGCGAGACACTGCAAGACTTCGATCTGATCGCCGCCCAAGCCGAGCCGGACGCCCGGCGATTCATCGCACTGGGGGCCGATCCCGATCGGGTCCAGGTGACAGGGAGCATCAAGTTCGACCTACGACAGTCGGCGAGCCTGCTCGATCAGGCCGAGGCAATGCGGCGCGCGTGGGGCAGCCAACGTCCGGTGTGGGTCGCGGCCAGCACGCATGAAGGGGAGGATGGACCCGTCCTCGCGGCGCATCAACGCATTCGAACGGTCTTGCCCGAAGCCCTGCTGGTGCTGGTTCCGCGCCATCCGGAACGCTTCGATCGCGTTGCCGAAACGGTGACGCGACAGGGCATGGCACTCACCCGGCGCAGCCGACAGGAGCCCTGCACACCAAGCACGGCGGTGTTTCTCGGCGACACCATGGGAGAGCTCCCGATCTTTCTCGCCGCGGCCGACGCAGCCTTCATCGGCGGCAGCCTGGTGCCGACCGGCGGTCACAACCTCCTGGAGGCGTCAGCGGCGGGCGTTCCCGTCGCCATCGGCCCTCACCATTTCAACTTCGCGGCCATCACGCAGCTGCTGTGTGCTGAAGAAGGCGCGGTGGTGATCGACGACACCGAAGCGCTGGCGCGACTCATGACCTCCTGGCTGAGCGACGCCACCGAGCGGGCGCGCATCGGCGAGAACGGACGACGCGTCGTCGAGGCAAATCGCGGCGCACTCGATCGGCTCATGGCCCTGATCGAGGCCCGCTTGCCGTCGACGCGAGGCTAA
- the hldE gene encoding bifunctional D-glycero-beta-D-manno-heptose-7-phosphate kinase/D-glycero-beta-D-manno-heptose 1-phosphate adenylyltransferase HldE → MPPTSTHSFPDFSRARILVAGDLMLDRYWSGATRRISPEAPVPVVHVARVEDRPGGAANVALNLAALGCHVTLTGVTGDDEAADVLTARLDAHAIHTRLHRRTDVPTITKLRVLSQHQQLIRLDFEAPLTPLGDDPLPELVSEGLDACDLLVLSDYAKGTLADPQRLIALALADGKPVLVDPKGLDFTGYRGATLLTPNRAELEAIVGVCADDIALIERGQRLRAELDLTAMLITLGERGMLLLRPESEALHLPTRAREVFDVTGAGDTVIATLAAALGAGVALDEACALANCAAGLAVGKLGTATVAARELEHAYRGSEWHTVLDQEALVDAVEAARTAGERIIMTNGCFDILHEGHVAYLQQAKRLGDRLIVAVNDDASVSRLKGPERPINGVEQRMAVLAGLASVDWVCAFSDDTPEALICRVKPDLLVKGGDYRPDEIAGADCVRANGGEVRVLDLLPGRSTTRILSNIRAAAPQT, encoded by the coding sequence GTGCCCCCGACCTCGACTCATTCTTTCCCGGATTTTTCCCGCGCCCGTATTCTGGTGGCCGGCGACCTGATGCTCGACCGCTATTGGAGCGGCGCGACCCGTCGGATCTCGCCCGAGGCCCCGGTGCCGGTGGTCCACGTCGCGCGGGTTGAAGACCGCCCGGGCGGTGCGGCGAACGTGGCGCTGAATCTGGCCGCGCTGGGCTGCCATGTCACCCTGACGGGCGTGACGGGCGACGACGAAGCGGCCGACGTGCTGACCGCACGACTCGATGCGCACGCCATCCACACCCGACTGCACAGACGCACGGATGTGCCCACCATTACCAAGCTGCGGGTCTTGAGCCAGCATCAACAACTGATCCGCTTGGATTTCGAGGCGCCCTTGACGCCGCTCGGCGACGACCCGCTGCCGGAACTGGTTTCCGAGGGGCTCGATGCCTGCGACCTCCTGGTGCTCTCGGACTACGCTAAAGGGACGCTGGCCGACCCGCAGCGTCTCATCGCGCTGGCCCTGGCAGACGGCAAACCCGTGCTCGTAGACCCCAAGGGACTCGATTTCACAGGCTACCGCGGCGCCACGCTCCTGACCCCGAACCGGGCCGAGCTGGAAGCGATCGTCGGTGTCTGCGCCGACGACATCGCGCTGATCGAGCGGGGCCAGCGGTTGCGTGCCGAGCTCGACCTGACGGCCATGCTGATCACGCTCGGCGAGCGCGGCATGCTGCTGCTGCGCCCGGAGAGCGAAGCACTGCACCTGCCGACGCGGGCTCGCGAGGTCTTCGACGTGACCGGTGCCGGCGACACCGTGATCGCGACCTTGGCCGCCGCACTTGGCGCGGGCGTCGCACTCGACGAGGCCTGCGCGCTGGCCAACTGTGCGGCCGGCCTCGCGGTCGGCAAATTGGGCACCGCGACGGTCGCCGCCCGCGAGTTGGAGCACGCCTATCGGGGCAGCGAATGGCATACGGTGCTGGACCAGGAGGCATTGGTCGACGCGGTCGAGGCGGCGCGCACGGCCGGCGAGCGGATCATCATGACCAACGGCTGCTTCGACATCCTGCACGAGGGCCATGTCGCCTATCTGCAGCAGGCCAAGCGGCTCGGCGATCGCCTGATCGTCGCCGTCAACGACGATGCCTCGGTGAGCCGGCTGAAGGGTCCGGAGCGACCGATCAACGGGGTCGAGCAACGCATGGCCGTGCTCGCCGGTCTGGCGTCGGTCGACTGGGTCTGCGCCTTCTCCGATGACACGCCCGAGGCACTCATCTGCCGGGTCAAACCGGACCTGCTGGTCAAGGGCGGGGACTACCGACCGGATGAGATCGCCGGAGCGGATTGTGTCCGCGCCAACGGCGGCGAGGTGCGCGTCCTCGATCTGCTACCCGGGCGCTCCACCACGCGGATCCTGAGCAACATCCGGGCTGCCGCGCCGCAGACCTGA
- a CDS encoding dihydroorotase: MAEVGRISIRGGRLIDPANRLDREVDVHLADGRVLAIGEAPLGFEPERVIDARGLIVCPGFVDLSARLREPGLEQKATIASETRAAAAAGITTLCCPPDTSPVIDTPAVAQLIRQTAQRHGFARVVPAGAMTRDLDGKQITEMAALKLAGCPVLSQADRPIRSAQVQRRAMEYAATFGLTLFLHPQDPDLTSGGCAHEGRVSARLGLPGIPEAAETVAVARDLALAGQTGARIHFRGLSTARATVMLAAARGRGVQASGDVAIHQLFLTEEDLDGFDANCHLVPPLRTRADRDALRHALAAGEIGAICSDHQPHDADAKLLPFPETAPGISGLETLLPLALRLVTEGVLDLPGVVARLTVGPAEILGLDLGHLSPGATADVCLFDPNDCWIPTPETLLSHGENSPFLHKQMHGRVMATVLDGHIVFERTSDR, encoded by the coding sequence ATGGCTGAGGTCGGCCGAATCAGTATTCGCGGCGGGCGCCTGATCGACCCGGCCAACCGGCTCGACCGAGAGGTCGACGTGCACCTTGCCGACGGGCGCGTGCTCGCGATCGGCGAGGCGCCGCTAGGATTTGAACCGGAGCGCGTTATCGATGCGCGAGGACTGATCGTCTGCCCGGGTTTCGTAGACCTCAGCGCCCGGCTGCGCGAGCCCGGTCTCGAGCAGAAGGCGACGATCGCGAGCGAGACTCGGGCGGCGGCGGCGGCCGGGATCACGACGCTCTGTTGCCCGCCCGACACCTCCCCCGTCATCGATACCCCGGCCGTCGCGCAATTGATTCGGCAGACCGCGCAGCGACACGGCTTCGCGCGTGTCGTGCCGGCCGGCGCCATGACCCGAGACCTCGACGGCAAACAGATCACCGAGATGGCCGCGCTCAAGCTCGCCGGCTGCCCGGTGTTGAGCCAGGCCGATCGGCCGATTCGCAGCGCCCAGGTGCAGCGACGTGCGATGGAGTATGCCGCGACCTTCGGACTGACGCTCTTTCTGCATCCGCAAGACCCGGACCTGACCAGCGGCGGCTGTGCTCACGAAGGCCGCGTGAGCGCCCGGCTAGGGCTTCCCGGCATCCCGGAGGCCGCCGAGACGGTCGCCGTCGCCCGCGACCTCGCATTGGCCGGCCAGACCGGCGCACGCATCCATTTCCGTGGTCTCTCAACCGCACGGGCGACCGTCATGCTGGCTGCGGCACGCGGCCGAGGGGTGCAGGCGAGCGGTGACGTCGCCATCCACCAACTCTTTCTCACCGAAGAGGATCTGGACGGCTTCGACGCCAACTGTCATCTGGTACCGCCGCTGCGCACCCGAGCGGACCGCGATGCCCTGCGTCATGCGCTGGCGGCCGGGGAGATCGGCGCCATCTGCTCGGACCACCAGCCGCACGATGCCGATGCCAAGCTGCTCCCCTTCCCCGAGACCGCACCGGGCATCTCGGGGCTCGAGACCTTGCTGCCGCTCGCGCTGCGGCTGGTGACGGAAGGCGTACTCGATCTGCCGGGCGTTGTCGCCCGACTCACTGTCGGTCCCGCCGAAATCTTGGGTCTGGACCTGGGACATCTCTCGCCCGGGGCGACCGCGGATGTCTGTCTCTTCGATCCGAATGATTGCTGGATACCGACGCCGGAGACACTCCTAAGTCACGGCGAAAACAGCCCCTTTCTACACAAGCAGATGCACGGGCGCGTCATGGCCACGGTGCTGGATGGACACATCGTCTTCGAGCGGACGAGCGATCGCTGA
- a CDS encoding aspartate carbamoyltransferase catalytic subunit, whose translation MKTGHQQLDGQGNLKHFLTIEGLSRALLVEILDRAEGFLGVTQQAVKKVPLCRGKVVANLFFETSTRTRTTFELAAKRLSADVLNLNISTSATAKGETLLDTLRNLEAMQVDMFVVRHASSGAAHFIAAHAAPHVSVINAGDGRYSHPTQGMLDMFTIRRHKGDFAKLRVAIVGDILHSRVARSQILALNTLGAAEVRVIGPRTLIPAFAEEALGVRVFHELREGIRDVDVIIMLRLQRERMTNALLPSEHEYFQLYGLTEERLGVAHPEAIVMHPGPINRGVEIESQVADGPRSVILEQVTNGIAIRMAVMSMCIGTQNIAMQADGKTDGEPNG comes from the coding sequence ATGAAGACAGGCCACCAGCAGCTCGACGGCCAGGGCAACCTCAAACACTTTCTGACGATCGAAGGGCTGAGCCGAGCGCTCTTGGTCGAGATCCTGGACCGTGCCGAAGGCTTTCTCGGGGTGACGCAACAGGCGGTCAAGAAGGTCCCGCTGTGCCGCGGCAAGGTCGTCGCGAATCTCTTCTTCGAGACCAGCACCCGCACCCGCACCACCTTCGAGCTGGCCGCAAAACGGCTCTCCGCGGACGTGCTCAACCTCAACATCTCCACCTCGGCCACCGCCAAAGGCGAGACCCTGCTCGATACGCTGCGCAACCTCGAGGCGATGCAGGTTGACATGTTCGTGGTGCGCCACGCCTCGAGCGGTGCGGCCCATTTCATCGCCGCCCATGCGGCACCGCACGTGAGCGTCATCAATGCCGGGGACGGGCGCTATTCCCACCCCACTCAGGGGATGTTGGACATGTTCACCATCCGCCGCCACAAGGGGGATTTTGCGAAACTTCGGGTGGCCATCGTCGGCGATATCCTGCACTCGCGTGTCGCGCGCTCACAGATCCTCGCACTCAATACCTTGGGGGCGGCCGAGGTGCGCGTGATCGGCCCGCGCACCCTGATTCCGGCATTCGCCGAGGAGGCGCTCGGGGTGCGGGTTTTCCACGAGCTGCGCGAGGGGATCCGCGATGTCGACGTCATCATCATGCTGCGCCTGCAACGCGAGCGCATGACCAACGCGCTCCTGCCGAGCGAGCATGAGTACTTCCAGCTCTACGGCCTCACCGAAGAGCGCCTCGGCGTGGCCCATCCCGAGGCCATCGTGATGCATCCCGGGCCCATCAATCGCGGGGTCGAGATCGAGTCACAGGTCGCCGATGGACCCCGCTCCGTGATCCTCGAGCAGGTCACCAACGGGATCGCGATCCGCATGGCGGTCATGTCCATGTGCATCGGCACTCAAAACATCGCCATGCAGGCGGACGGCAAGACGGATGGTGAGCCCAATGGCTGA
- the pyrR gene encoding bifunctional pyr operon transcriptional regulator/uracil phosphoribosyltransferase PyrR, translated as MINSEIWKDSAEIDGIIGRMADELRSLIAERAIQAPLMIGIHTGGVWVADRLHEVLELTEPLGHLDISFYRDDFTRIGMHPQVRPSYLPVGIDDRHLILVDDVLQSGRTIRAALNVLFDYGRPASVILVTLSERDGRELPIEPNVVGLHAKLEPGEQIKLSGPHPLVLLRGQSAKTSSAKTDKTSAAPPAASAKDEARR; from the coding sequence GTGATCAATTCCGAGATCTGGAAGGACAGCGCCGAGATCGACGGCATCATCGGCCGGATGGCCGATGAGCTGCGCTCTCTCATCGCCGAGCGCGCAATCCAAGCCCCGCTGATGATCGGCATCCACACCGGCGGGGTCTGGGTTGCGGATCGGCTGCACGAGGTGTTGGAGCTGACCGAGCCGCTTGGCCATCTGGACATCTCCTTCTACCGCGACGACTTTACCCGCATCGGGATGCATCCGCAGGTGCGCCCCTCGTATCTGCCGGTCGGGATCGACGATCGCCATCTGATCCTGGTGGACGATGTCCTGCAAAGCGGTCGCACCATTCGCGCCGCCCTGAATGTCCTGTTCGACTACGGCCGGCCGGCCTCGGTCATCCTGGTCACGCTCTCCGAGCGCGACGGGCGCGAGCTGCCGATCGAGCCGAATGTCGTCGGCCTGCATGCCAAGCTCGAGCCGGGCGAACAGATCAAGCTCAGCGGTCCGCACCCGCTCGTTCTCCTGCGCGGGCAGAGCGCGAAGACATCGTCGGCCAAGACCGACAAGACCTCGGCCGCCCCTCCTGCTGCAAGCGCCAAGGACGAGGCCCGTCGATGA
- the ruvX gene encoding Holliday junction resolvase RuvX, with protein MTTLLGFDFGPRKIGIAVGQTITGSATPLATLRSRNDKPDWDGIAALVREWQPEAFVLGLPFTMDDKEVDWSAQVHRFGRQLEGRFRLAVHLIDERLTSIEARRQLAQTPRGRSADRDAVDAVAAALILETWLCEHDAGSSRNT; from the coding sequence ATGACCACCCTACTGGGCTTCGACTTCGGTCCGCGCAAGATCGGTATCGCGGTCGGCCAGACCATCACAGGCTCGGCCACGCCCCTCGCGACGCTGCGCAGCCGCAACGACAAGCCGGATTGGGACGGTATCGCTGCCTTGGTGCGCGAGTGGCAACCCGAGGCATTCGTCTTGGGGCTGCCCTTTACCATGGACGACAAGGAGGTCGATTGGTCCGCTCAGGTCCATCGGTTCGGGCGCCAGCTCGAAGGACGTTTCCGGCTCGCGGTGCATCTCATCGACGAGCGCTTGACCTCGATCGAGGCGCGACGGCAGCTCGCACAGACCCCGCGCGGACGCTCCGCGGACCGGGATGCGGTCGATGCCGTTGCCGCCGCCCTGATCCTGGAAACCTGGCTGTGCGAGCATGACGCTGGGTCGAGTAGAAACACGTAG
- a CDS encoding YqgE/AlgH family protein, whose product MSFSTSLTNHFLIAMPGLQDPNFSRTVTYVCEHTDQGAMGIVINRPLDVRLGELLDQLEIVALRPSVEQIPVYQGGPVQTDRGFVLHTSGPTFDSTLSITSDISVTTSRDVLEAIASGEGPEQTLVALGYAGWGSGQLEQEMSANAWLSGPASHEIIFRMDPSARWLAAAQLLGVDLNLLSGEAGHA is encoded by the coding sequence ATGTCGTTCAGCACCTCGCTCACCAACCATTTCCTGATCGCGATGCCGGGTCTTCAGGATCCGAATTTCTCGCGAACGGTGACCTATGTCTGCGAGCACACCGATCAGGGCGCCATGGGCATCGTGATCAACCGCCCGCTCGATGTCCGGCTCGGGGAGCTTCTGGACCAGCTCGAGATCGTCGCGTTGCGCCCGAGCGTGGAGCAGATCCCGGTCTACCAGGGTGGACCTGTCCAGACCGACCGGGGTTTCGTGCTGCACACCTCCGGGCCGACCTTCGACTCGACCCTGAGCATCACATCGGATATCAGCGTCACCACGTCGCGCGACGTCCTCGAGGCCATCGCTTCGGGCGAAGGTCCGGAGCAGACCCTGGTCGCCTTGGGTTATGCCGGCTGGGGCAGCGGTCAGTTGGAGCAGGAGATGAGTGCCAACGCCTGGCTGAGCGGTCCGGCCAGTCACGAGATCATCTTTCGGATGGATCCGAGTGCCCGCTGGCTCGCCGCGGCACAACTGCTGGGGGTCGACCTCAACCTGCTCAGCGGCGAAGCCGGGCACGCGTAG
- a CDS encoding IPTL-CTERM sorting domain-containing protein, translating to MGATGTGISSGSGGKGGDATGGAGGAAITNLGGTANGNAGSAPGGAGGGSRTSQSEGTRTGGAGAAGRVTLTFTVSEPDQALSGITVDGGQDPVNVPADGTSSATIAVTVVDGDENPLSGSVVLSADSATTVITPLVATKTIGLFTPAPGTSATASLINGVATFSVTNTVVESVTYSAVAYTDPDLPPANGFAPAAIVAIEGDVVVTFDALPPPVGTAIPTMSAYGLLAMTGLLGLLAGWHQRRRRG from the coding sequence GTGGGTGCGACCGGTACAGGCATCAGCTCGGGCAGCGGCGGTAAAGGCGGCGATGCCACCGGCGGGGCAGGCGGGGCCGCGATTACCAACCTCGGTGGAACCGCCAACGGCAATGCAGGCAGCGCGCCCGGCGGCGCGGGCGGCGGATCCCGCACTTCCCAAAGCGAGGGTACCCGAACGGGCGGCGCGGGCGCCGCTGGTCGGGTCACCTTGACCTTCACGGTCTCCGAGCCCGACCAGGCACTCTCCGGCATCACCGTCGACGGCGGGCAGGACCCGGTCAATGTGCCTGCCGACGGCACATCCTCGGCGACGATTGCGGTCACTGTTGTGGACGGGGACGAGAATCCGCTCTCCGGCTCGGTTGTCCTGAGCGCGGACAGCGCGACCACCGTGATTACCCCGCTCGTTGCTACGAAAACAATCGGGCTATTCACGCCCGCGCCCGGCACCTCCGCGACGGCCTCCTTGATCAACGGTGTTGCGACCTTCAGCGTCACCAACACGGTCGTCGAAAGCGTCACCTACAGCGCGGTCGCCTATACCGACCCCGATCTCCCGCCGGCGAATGGGTTCGCACCGGCGGCCATTGTCGCGATTGAAGGCGATGTGGTTGTGACCTTCGACGCTCTGCCTCCGCCCGTCGGAACCGCCATCCCGACCATGAGCGCCTACGGCCTCTTGGCGATGACCGGTCTGCTCGGCCTGCTTGCGGGTTGGCATCAACGGCGTCGGCGCGGCTGA